In a genomic window of Streptomyces katrae:
- a CDS encoding TetR/AcrR family transcriptional regulator yields MSTVRGARERARIEVTAAIKDEARRRLAEEGAAKLSLRAVARELGMVSSALYRYFPSRDELLTALIIDAYDSVGAAAEAAGAAALAAGAAPRARWTAVCEAFRAWALAHPHEYALIYGSPVPGYSAPQDTIVPASRVANVLVAILRSAHEGRGLALPPLPAALRAEAGRMTADFAEGLPPEVTAALVAAWAQLAGLVSFELFGQFENVVEEREAFFAHAAGQLAHAVGLPAL; encoded by the coding sequence CGCGCCGCCGGCTCGCGGAAGAGGGGGCCGCCAAGCTCTCGCTGCGCGCCGTCGCCCGCGAGCTGGGCATGGTCTCCTCCGCCCTCTACCGCTACTTCCCGAGCCGCGACGAGCTGCTCACCGCGCTGATCATCGACGCGTACGACAGCGTGGGCGCCGCTGCCGAGGCGGCCGGAGCGGCAGCCCTCGCCGCCGGCGCCGCGCCCCGTGCCCGCTGGACGGCCGTCTGTGAGGCTTTCCGCGCCTGGGCGCTCGCGCACCCGCACGAGTACGCCCTCATCTACGGCTCCCCCGTCCCCGGCTACAGCGCCCCCCAGGACACGATCGTCCCCGCCTCCCGCGTCGCCAACGTCCTCGTCGCCATCCTCCGCTCCGCCCACGAGGGCCGTGGACTCGCCCTGCCCCCACTGCCCGCCGCCCTGCGCGCGGAGGCCGGCCGGATGACGGCCGACTTCGCCGAGGGCCTGCCCCCCGAGGTCACGGCCGCCCTCGTCGCCGCCTGGGCGCAGCTCGCCGGACTGGTCTCCTTCGAGCTGTTCGGCCAGTTCGAGAACGTGGTCGAAGAGCGCGAGGCCTTCTTCGCGCACGCCGCCGGCCAACTGGCGCACGCGGTAGGCCTGCCCGCACTCTGA